The Alphaproteobacteria bacterium GM7ARS4 genome includes a region encoding these proteins:
- the rpmG gene encoding 50S ribosomal protein L33, giving the protein MAKSAKIKIRLVSSEKTGTFYVTTKNPRQTPEKLSLKKYDPVVRRHVVFKEAKIK; this is encoded by the coding sequence ATGGCAAAATCAGCGAAGATTAAGATACGATTGGTGAGCAGTGAGAAGACGGGGACATTTTATGTGACGACCAAGAATCCTCGTCAGACGCCAGAGAAGTTGTCGTTAAAGAAATATGACCCTGTGGTGAGGCGTCATGTTGTCTTTAAGGAGGCGAAGATAAAATAG
- a CDS encoding site-specific DNA-methyltransferase, with the protein MLEHYMNKIVQGDCLELLERIPNDSVDVTFADPPFNLGKQYNGYKDSLALETYIDWCSEWIKAMVRVTKPSGSVLIHNIPRWLTFYAGVLNETAHFRHWIVWDAPTSPMGKSLQPNHYGVLFYTKSDKKAKIYELRMPHERERKSTFLRKDYGGKKAGLHPFGPLISDVWSDIHRIKHSKSRHKHPCQLPVHLLERMILLTTDEGDVVLDPFVGTGTSAVAAKKLNRRYIGFELDEDYARIARCNIDSVYPNSRVNDIWVSFYLGAIKTIRDKDWASLSQSFDIPRDMREIDFKKIELKKSQAPMTSCGSVICPQAPSQGFFV; encoded by the coding sequence ATGTTGGAACATTACATGAATAAAATCGTTCAGGGTGATTGTCTTGAGTTGCTAGAAAGGATACCCAATGACTCCGTAGATGTGACCTTTGCCGACCCTCCTTTTAATCTTGGGAAGCAATATAATGGGTACAAAGACAGCTTGGCACTTGAGACGTATATCGATTGGTGCTCAGAATGGATAAAAGCCATGGTGAGGGTAACGAAACCTAGCGGCTCCGTCCTCATACATAACATACCAAGATGGCTAACCTTCTATGCTGGCGTATTAAATGAAACGGCTCATTTCAGACATTGGATTGTGTGGGACGCTCCCACGTCTCCTATGGGTAAAAGTTTGCAACCCAATCATTACGGCGTTCTGTTCTATACAAAATCAGACAAAAAGGCAAAAATATACGAACTGAGAATGCCTCATGAGCGTGAAAGGAAGAGCACTTTCTTAAGAAAAGACTATGGGGGTAAAAAAGCAGGACTGCACCCTTTTGGGCCTCTCATTTCAGATGTTTGGTCTGATATACATAGGATAAAGCATTCCAAGTCTCGACATAAGCACCCTTGCCAACTCCCCGTTCATCTGTTAGAGAGGATGATTTTGTTGACAACGGATGAAGGCGATGTCGTCCTCGATCCATTTGTTGGCACGGGGACATCAGCTGTGGCAGCAAAAAAATTGAACAGGAGATACATAGGTTTTGAATTGGACGAGGACTATGCGAGAATTGCACGTTGCAACATAGATAGCGTTTATCCTAACTCGAGAGTCAATGATATATGGGTTAGTTTCTATCTAGGGGCCATAAAAACAATAAGGGATAAGGATTGGGCTTCATTGTCACAGAGTTTTGACATTCCTCGAGATATGAGAGAGATTGATTTTAAAAAAATAGAGCTCAAGAAGTCACAAGCACCTATGACGTCTTGTGGCAGCGTCATATGCCCACAGGCGCCGTCGCAAGGCTTCTTTGTGTGA
- a CDS encoding class I SAM-dependent methyltransferase: protein MAYKTDVLGQFFTPPDIVETMLSLRQNVNRVLEPSAGKGAFLSCLEASAVGIEIDKDIGLSDERLLFEDFFAYSLDNRFDTIIGNPPYVRYRDIANNTKAMLPMTLFDKRSNLFLFFIAKCADHLVDGGELIFITPRDFLKSTSARQMNDMLYREGSMTHYDELGDAHIFEDATPNCAIWRWEKGRTDRHMTTGGSFHCRNGQIWCGDDRPYTQLSDFFDIKVGAVSAADDVFENERYGTTTMVCSRTATSGETRPMIYNTCHPCLKPHKDRLIRRKIKTFNDSNWWMWGRNYHHRKGERIYVNGKTRHSKPFFVSDIEAYDGSVMALFPKLDFDVSKAADALNKVDWRQLGFVCDGRALFTQRSLATAPVGI, encoded by the coding sequence ATGGCCTATAAGACAGATGTCTTAGGACAATTTTTTACCCCGCCAGACATTGTTGAGACGATGCTATCGCTACGGCAAAATGTCAACAGGGTGCTAGAGCCGTCTGCGGGCAAGGGGGCATTCCTGTCATGCTTGGAAGCAAGCGCCGTGGGTATTGAAATCGACAAAGACATAGGCCTGTCAGATGAGCGCCTCCTCTTCGAGGATTTCTTTGCGTATTCCCTCGATAACAGGTTTGACACCATTATCGGCAACCCGCCTTATGTGCGCTATAGGGATATCGCCAACAACACAAAAGCGATGCTCCCCATGACGCTGTTTGATAAGCGTAGTAACCTGTTTCTGTTTTTCATTGCGAAATGCGCTGACCATCTCGTTGACGGCGGTGAGCTGATCTTCATCACACCGAGAGACTTCTTAAAGAGCACCTCAGCAAGACAGATGAATGACATGCTGTATCGGGAAGGGTCAATGACGCATTATGACGAGTTAGGCGACGCCCATATCTTTGAGGACGCAACGCCTAATTGCGCCATATGGCGATGGGAGAAAGGACGCACCGACCGCCACATGACAACAGGGGGTTCTTTTCATTGTCGGAACGGGCAAATATGGTGCGGCGATGACCGCCCATACACCCAACTCTCAGACTTCTTTGATATAAAGGTCGGCGCTGTCTCGGCAGCGGATGATGTCTTTGAGAACGAGCGTTATGGCACAACCACCATGGTATGCTCCAGAACAGCAACCTCTGGCGAGACAAGACCCATGATTTACAACACGTGCCATCCTTGCCTGAAACCCCATAAGGACAGGCTGATACGTCGGAAAATCAAGACATTCAATGACTCGAATTGGTGGATGTGGGGACGGAATTATCACCACAGAAAAGGCGAACGCATTTATGTCAATGGCAAAACGCGCCACAGCAAGCCGTTCTTTGTCTCAGATATTGAGGCCTATGATGGGTCTGTCATGGCCTTGTTTCCTAAGCTGGACTTTGATGTAAGCAAAGCGGCGGACGCGTTGAATAAAGTGGACTGGCGTCAGCTTGGTTTTGTGTGTGATGGGCGCGCCCTCTTCACACAAAGAAGCCTTGCGACGGCGCCTGTGGGCATATGA
- a CDS encoding mechanosensitive ion channel, with the protein MASLIFLLKPRAWVAKVLLTLFLVGFLSLGFLDYLQPIKAFLESDTLSFNIGDARFSVYLVIKAVITVVMLFWLTGILSGFGEKRIKTIKGIKANNKALITKAFQIFVYFFGFMIGLDVLGIDVTALAIFSGAVGIGIGFGLQKITSNFISGLILLFEKSIEHDDLVELADGIHGFVRHTGARYTLLETFEGKEIMIPNEDFITNRVTNWTFSDTIGRLDITIGVSYESDIEKAMALLLEAAKEHPRCLDRPAPTCFLQEFGESAVNLLLFFWVADVTEGRLEPRSDVMLSIWKKFKDHDITIPYPQRALHVKNVEALR; encoded by the coding sequence ATGGCTTCCTTGATTTTTTTGCTTAAGCCACGGGCATGGGTCGCAAAAGTTTTGCTGACTCTCTTTCTTGTTGGCTTCTTGTCACTGGGGTTCTTGGACTATCTACAGCCCATTAAGGCGTTTCTAGAGTCCGACACTCTCTCCTTCAACATCGGTGACGCCCGTTTTTCTGTCTATCTCGTCATCAAGGCGGTGATCACGGTTGTCATGCTGTTTTGGCTCACAGGCATATTGTCTGGATTTGGCGAAAAGCGCATCAAAACCATTAAAGGCATCAAAGCCAATAACAAAGCGCTCATCACAAAGGCATTCCAGATTTTCGTATATTTCTTCGGGTTCATGATTGGACTCGATGTGCTCGGCATAGATGTGACGGCTTTGGCTATTTTTAGTGGCGCCGTTGGTATCGGCATTGGTTTTGGCCTACAGAAAATCACGTCTAACTTCATCAGCGGTTTGATCTTGCTCTTCGAGAAATCTATTGAACATGATGATTTGGTGGAGCTTGCTGACGGCATTCATGGCTTTGTTCGGCACACAGGGGCGCGCTATACGCTGTTAGAGACCTTTGAGGGGAAAGAGATCATGATTCCCAACGAGGATTTTATAACCAATCGCGTCACAAATTGGACATTCAGTGACACCATAGGGCGCTTGGACATCACGATTGGTGTCTCGTATGAGTCCGATATCGAAAAAGCCATGGCGTTGCTCTTAGAGGCGGCTAAGGAGCATCCGCGATGTCTTGATAGGCCAGCGCCTACGTGCTTTCTACAAGAGTTTGGTGAGAGCGCCGTTAATCTCCTCCTTTTTTTCTGGGTGGCCGATGTGACGGAGGGCAGATTAGAACCCAGAAGTGATGTGATGCTCAGCATTTGGAAGAAATTTAAAGACCATGACATCACCATCCCCTATCCCCAACGCGCTCTTCATGTAAAAAATGTGGAAGCGCTGAGATGA
- a CDS encoding glutamate--cysteine ligase, producing MIRDVKAIDSYLRSGCKPRDAWRIGTEHEKFPFHKGTLKPVAYRGKGASIENFLHAYLKQEGGEPIYEDGNIIAIHRPDFGSISLEPGGQIEFSAHPVATLHHACRDIHRHIRAACEVASTLDIGLLGLGFLPLWQRDDVPWMPKRRYDIMRQHMVSQGRLGIDMMKRTCTVQVNLDFASEGMMKECMRIGLALQPLVVALFANSPFSEGRLNGFLSYRSHVWTDTDHERCGILPFVYDDDFGFSRYRDYLLDVPMYFVRRGGTYHDVRGRSFRDFIAGRLAGFEGTYPTLEDVKDHMSTIFTEVRLKTFIEMRGADGGTLERLCALSAFWVGLLYDDSVRQQCLEHIHDWSMERHRMLRHNIPKDGLRVPLGQGSMAVFAREILALAVRGLKKRGKVNSHGQDESIFLEPLQEYAQRGVSPADDVIGLWQEHKREMRKVYEHFAY from the coding sequence ATCATAAGGGATGTGAAGGCTATCGACTCCTATTTACGTTCGGGGTGTAAACCGAGGGACGCATGGCGTATTGGCACTGAACATGAGAAATTTCCCTTTCATAAAGGGACTCTCAAACCCGTTGCCTACCGTGGGAAAGGGGCGAGCATCGAGAATTTTCTCCATGCCTATCTCAAACAGGAGGGAGGTGAGCCTATATATGAGGATGGCAATATCATCGCCATCCATAGGCCTGATTTTGGGAGCATTTCCCTTGAGCCCGGAGGACAGATAGAATTTTCTGCCCATCCCGTGGCGACACTTCACCATGCATGTCGCGACATTCACCGCCATATCCGTGCCGCATGCGAGGTCGCATCGACATTGGATATAGGGCTCTTAGGGCTGGGGTTTCTTCCGTTATGGCAACGGGACGATGTGCCATGGATGCCAAAAAGACGCTATGACATCATGCGTCAGCATATGGTCTCTCAGGGGCGCTTAGGCATCGACATGATGAAGCGCACATGCACTGTGCAGGTGAATCTGGATTTTGCCAGTGAGGGCATGATGAAGGAGTGCATGCGGATAGGGCTTGCGTTACAACCTCTTGTTGTTGCTCTCTTTGCCAATTCGCCTTTCAGTGAGGGGCGTTTGAACGGGTTTCTCAGCTATCGTAGCCATGTATGGACGGATACCGACCATGAGCGTTGTGGCATTCTTCCCTTTGTCTATGATGACGATTTTGGGTTTTCACGCTATCGCGACTATCTGTTGGATGTGCCGATGTATTTTGTGCGTAGGGGTGGCACATATCACGATGTGCGTGGCCGTTCCTTCCGTGATTTTATTGCTGGGCGCTTGGCGGGTTTCGAAGGGACTTATCCCACATTAGAGGATGTGAAAGACCATATGAGCACCATCTTTACAGAAGTGCGCCTCAAGACATTCATCGAGATGCGCGGCGCCGATGGGGGCACGCTCGAGCGTCTCTGTGCCTTATCAGCCTTTTGGGTAGGGTTGCTCTATGACGACTCGGTGCGTCAGCAATGTTTAGAGCATATTCATGATTGGAGCATGGAACGTCATAGGATGTTACGTCACAACATTCCCAAAGATGGGTTGCGTGTGCCGTTGGGACAAGGCAGTATGGCCGTCTTTGCCCGTGAGATTCTGGCATTGGCGGTGAGGGGTTTGAAGAAAAGAGGAAAAGTGAATAGTCATGGACAGGATGAGAGCATTTTTCTAGAGCCTTTACAAGAATATGCACAACGAGGTGTGTCACCAGCCGATGATGTGATAGGCTTGTGGCAAGAGCACAAGCGAGAGATGAGAAAAGTCTATGAGCATTTTGCCTATTAG
- a CDS encoding chorismate mutase yields MTDIKRCRHLGEVRQHIDRLDKALLALLAERTHYVRQAVTFKDRSQIVDEERIASIIARMRMDAKAQGVDEDMVEGLWRKMIDDFIALEYKLFDGKKDSQEDRM; encoded by the coding sequence ATGACAGACATCAAACGTTGCCGTCATTTAGGAGAGGTGCGTCAGCATATCGACAGATTGGACAAGGCGTTACTTGCCTTATTGGCGGAGCGCACACACTATGTCCGCCAAGCCGTCACCTTCAAGGACAGGTCGCAGATCGTCGATGAGGAGCGTATCGCCTCTATTATTGCGCGCATGCGCATGGATGCGAAGGCGCAAGGCGTGGACGAGGATATGGTTGAGGGACTATGGCGCAAGATGATAGATGATTTTATTGCCCTAGAGTATAAACTCTTCGATGGCAAGAAGGATTCCCAAGAGGACAGAATGTGA
- a CDS encoding rod shape-determining protein — MLSKYLTTDIGIDLGTANTLIYVRGQGIVLNEPSVVAIIKHKDKIQILAVGNDAKKMLGRTPKNIQAVRPLRDGVIADFEIAEAMIKNFVRRALKNRFTLGNPRIVVCVPSQATAVERRAIQESVAVAGARRVYLIEEPIAAALGAGLPVNEAQGSMIVDIGGGTCELGILSLGGIVYASSSRTGGDRFDDAIIRFVRKTHKILIGENTAERIKKDLGCACPPFESTIPDMPIKGRDIVRGVPREVVLSQKDVADALKDPLSSIIEAIRSALEHIAPELAADIADQGIVVSGGGALLRNIDVYIQEEIGIPTAIAEDPLYCVVRGTGKCLDNIEKLKGVFVQSL; from the coding sequence ATGCTCTCCAAATATCTCACAACCGACATCGGTATTGATTTAGGCACTGCCAATACCCTCATCTATGTCCGTGGGCAAGGCATTGTCCTCAACGAGCCGTCCGTCGTCGCCATCATCAAGCACAAGGATAAAATCCAGATTTTGGCTGTGGGCAATGACGCGAAAAAAATGCTTGGACGCACGCCAAAAAATATCCAAGCCGTACGTCCGTTGCGTGATGGCGTCATTGCCGACTTCGAAATCGCTGAGGCGATGATTAAGAATTTCGTGCGCCGTGCCTTGAAAAACCGATTCACACTAGGCAATCCGCGTATTGTCGTCTGTGTGCCTTCTCAAGCCACAGCGGTGGAGCGGCGGGCTATCCAAGAGTCCGTGGCTGTCGCTGGCGCAAGGCGAGTCTATCTCATCGAAGAGCCAATCGCTGCCGCTCTCGGCGCGGGATTGCCCGTCAATGAAGCACAAGGCTCTATGATTGTCGATATCGGAGGCGGCACATGCGAATTGGGAATCTTATCCTTAGGAGGGATCGTCTATGCATCATCCTCACGCACCGGCGGCGACAGATTCGATGATGCCATCATACGATTCGTCCGCAAAACCCATAAAATCCTCATTGGTGAGAATACTGCCGAACGTATCAAAAAAGACTTAGGCTGCGCATGCCCGCCCTTCGAGAGCACAATCCCCGATATGCCCATCAAAGGACGCGATATTGTCCGTGGCGTCCCAAGAGAAGTCGTGCTCTCACAGAAAGATGTGGCGGATGCCCTCAAAGACCCCCTCTCGTCCATCATCGAAGCCATACGCTCCGCCCTTGAACATATTGCTCCCGAACTCGCCGCCGATATTGCCGACCAAGGCATCGTCGTCTCAGGCGGCGGCGCCTTGCTCCGTAACATCGACGTCTATATACAAGAAGAAATCGGTATCCCTACCGCCATTGCCGAAGACCCTCTCTATTGTGTCGTCAGAGGAACGGGAAAATGTTTAGATAATATCGAAAAACTTAAAGGAGTCTTCGTACAGTCGCTCTAG
- a CDS encoding 2-isopropylmalate synthase translates to MSSSSHITIFDTTLRDGEQSPGASMTLEEKCKIAHLLCEMGVDVIEAGFPVASKGDFQAVQRIAHDVKGSVICALARAHIKDIDAAQDALKPATRKRIHTFISTSALHMKHKLRMTKEEVLDAISSSVSYARRWTDDVEWSPEDGSRTDHDVLCHAVETAIKAGATTINIPDTVGYAMPKEFASLMAMVRERVPSIHKVTLSCHCHNDLGCAVANSLSAIEAGVRQVECTINGIGERAGNAALEEIVMALKTRHDLLPFSTSIDATKLTRASHLVSAITNFPVQPNKAIVGRNAFSHEAGIHQDGMLKHSGTYEIMTPESVGLSQSVIVLGKHSGRHAFAKKIEELGYGTVDEKSLNKAFGRFKELADHKKDIFEEDIIALMDDETARQSTQSDLLSLNVRYDSDSQCTTSITIRHQDETISATATANGVIDSLFSAIDKAIPHDATLSLYQVKAITQGIDAQADVTVRLTAHEQGVVGQDVVGQGIDTDTLHASARAYIQALNKLQRAHRHATSLDGTHGNKASRQEAFGGI, encoded by the coding sequence ATGTCATCCTCCTCCCATATCACCATTTTCGATACGACATTGCGCGACGGCGAACAATCACCGGGGGCCTCCATGACTCTCGAGGAAAAATGTAAAATCGCCCATCTTCTCTGTGAGATGGGGGTGGATGTCATCGAGGCAGGCTTTCCTGTCGCCTCTAAAGGCGACTTCCAAGCCGTCCAGCGCATCGCCCACGACGTCAAGGGAAGCGTCATTTGCGCCCTCGCACGAGCGCACATCAAAGATATTGATGCCGCTCAAGACGCCTTAAAGCCAGCCACACGCAAACGAATACACACGTTTATCTCCACCAGCGCCCTCCACATGAAGCACAAGCTCCGCATGACGAAGGAGGAAGTCTTAGACGCCATATCATCCAGCGTGTCTTACGCACGGCGATGGACTGACGATGTAGAGTGGTCGCCAGAGGATGGCTCACGCACCGACCATGACGTCTTGTGCCACGCCGTAGAAACCGCTATCAAAGCAGGCGCAACGACAATCAATATCCCCGACACCGTTGGCTACGCCATGCCAAAAGAATTTGCGTCCCTCATGGCCATGGTCAGAGAACGCGTGCCGTCCATCCATAAGGTCACGCTGTCATGCCATTGCCATAACGACCTTGGTTGCGCCGTTGCTAACTCCCTCAGCGCCATTGAGGCGGGTGTCAGGCAAGTGGAATGCACCATCAATGGCATTGGCGAAAGAGCAGGCAACGCCGCCTTAGAGGAAATTGTCATGGCGCTCAAAACACGCCACGACCTCCTCCCCTTTAGCACATCCATCGATGCGACAAAATTGACACGCGCCTCCCATCTCGTCTCTGCCATCACCAATTTTCCCGTGCAACCCAATAAAGCCATTGTGGGACGAAACGCCTTCTCTCACGAAGCGGGAATCCACCAAGATGGTATGCTGAAACATAGTGGCACTTATGAAATCATGACGCCAGAGTCGGTTGGCTTGAGTCAATCCGTTATCGTCTTAGGCAAACATTCTGGACGCCACGCCTTCGCCAAAAAAATCGAGGAGCTGGGCTATGGGACGGTGGACGAAAAAAGCCTCAATAAAGCGTTTGGACGATTCAAAGAGCTCGCTGACCATAAAAAAGACATCTTCGAAGAAGATATTATCGCCTTAATGGATGACGAAACGGCGCGCCAAAGCACACAGAGCGACCTCCTGTCCCTCAATGTGCGCTATGATAGCGACTCCCAATGCACAACCTCTATCACCATACGCCACCAAGACGAGACAATATCGGCCACCGCCACCGCCAATGGCGTCATCGATAGCCTCTTTTCCGCCATCGATAAGGCCATCCCGCATGACGCAACGCTCTCCCTCTATCAGGTAAAAGCCATCACCCAAGGCATAGACGCCCAAGCCGACGTCACCGTCCGCCTCACCGCCCATGAACAAGGCGTCGTGGGACAAGACGTCGTGGGACAAGGAATCGATACCGATACGCTCCATGCCTCAGCGCGCGCCTATATCCAAGCCCTCAACAAATTACAAAGAGCCCATCGCCACGCCACATCACTGGATGGGACGCACGGGAACAAGGCATCACGTCAAGAGGCTTTCGGTGGCATCTAG
- the ilvC gene encoding ketol-acid reductoisomerase: MRIYYDQDADIGLIKSKNVAIFGYGSQAHAHAHNLRESGVQQIKIALLPHSLSIAKAKKAGFTTCTPEEAAAWGDVLMILIPDERQADLYRHAIAPHITEGTSIAFAHGLSIHFRLIEPRPDVNVFMVAPKGPGHTVRAQYVAGGGVPCLLAVAQDPSKNSSELALSYAAAIGGGRAGIIETTFREECETDLFGEQAVLCGGLTSLIKAGYDTLIDAGYAPEMAYFECVHEVKLIVDLIYEGGIANMRYSISNTAEYGDYTSGPRLINDSTKKRMRAILHDIQTGAFVKEWVNENQAGQPSFKARRRLEAEHSIEETGKKLRAMMPWISEDTLVDKEKN; the protein is encoded by the coding sequence ATGCGTATTTATTATGACCAAGATGCCGATATCGGGCTTATCAAAAGCAAAAACGTTGCCATTTTTGGCTATGGAAGCCAAGCCCATGCCCATGCCCACAATCTACGCGAGAGTGGCGTCCAGCAGATCAAGATCGCTCTTCTTCCTCACTCTCTCTCTATCGCCAAAGCAAAAAAGGCGGGCTTTACGACATGCACGCCAGAAGAGGCGGCAGCATGGGGCGATGTCTTGATGATTCTTATTCCAGACGAGCGACAAGCCGACCTCTACCGTCACGCCATCGCACCCCATATCACCGAAGGGACAAGCATCGCCTTTGCCCATGGACTCAGTATTCACTTCAGACTCATAGAGCCACGTCCCGATGTCAATGTGTTCATGGTTGCCCCAAAAGGACCAGGGCACACCGTTCGAGCACAATATGTGGCGGGGGGTGGCGTCCCTTGCCTCTTGGCTGTCGCTCAAGATCCTTCAAAGAACAGCAGTGAGTTGGCTCTCTCTTATGCCGCAGCTATCGGTGGCGGGCGGGCGGGTATCATCGAGACAACATTCCGTGAAGAGTGTGAAACAGACCTCTTTGGCGAACAAGCTGTCCTCTGTGGCGGCCTCACATCCCTCATCAAAGCTGGGTATGACACCCTTATCGATGCGGGATATGCGCCAGAAATGGCGTACTTCGAATGTGTCCACGAGGTGAAACTCATCGTCGACCTTATCTATGAAGGTGGTATCGCCAATATGCGCTATTCTATCTCGAACACGGCCGAATATGGCGACTATACCAGCGGACCACGCCTTATCAACGACAGCACAAAAAAACGCATGCGCGCTATCCTCCATGACATACAAACAGGCGCATTCGTCAAAGAGTGGGTCAATGAAAATCAGGCAGGACAACCCTCCTTTAAGGCGCGAAGACGCCTCGAAGCAGAACATTCCATCGAGGAAACAGGAAAAAAACTACGCGCCATGATGCCATGGATCAGTGAGGACACATTGGTGGATAAAGAAAAAAATTAA
- the ilvN gene encoding acetolactate synthase small subunit yields the protein MAEASSSKMAVLSVLVDNEAGVLARVIGLFSGRGYNIESLTVSEVDAKRHLSRITISTIGSERVINQITNQLERLVPVHKVFHMTPTPHLSDATIARDAVLVKVFAQKDTMDDVLTIARTYSADLIAQTHALCVYLFVSTPDKVECFIKDLRLVARLDICRSGIFALDNHSEDYVTRQLTAHTTDDVRAFSS from the coding sequence ATGGCTGAGGCGTCTTCTTCAAAAATGGCTGTGCTGTCTGTTCTTGTGGATAATGAGGCGGGCGTGCTGGCGCGCGTCATCGGCCTCTTTTCGGGGCGAGGCTATAATATCGAGAGCCTCACCGTGAGCGAAGTCGATGCCAAACGACACCTCTCCCGTATCACCATCAGCACCATCGGCAGTGAGCGCGTTATCAACCAAATCACGAACCAGTTGGAACGCCTCGTGCCCGTCCATAAAGTCTTCCATATGACGCCAACGCCACACCTTAGCGACGCCACCATCGCCAGAGATGCCGTTCTCGTCAAAGTATTCGCGCAAAAAGACACGATGGATGATGTGCTCACAATTGCTCGCACCTATTCTGCTGACCTCATCGCACAGACTCATGCCTTGTGTGTGTATCTCTTCGTCAGCACCCCTGATAAGGTAGAGTGCTTCATCAAAGACTTGCGTCTTGTGGCGCGCCTTGATATTTGTCGGTCTGGGATTTTTGCCCTAGACAATCATAGCGAAGACTATGTCACAAGACAACTCACCGCACACACGACCGACGACGTGCGTGCTTTCTCTTCATAA